One Orrella dioscoreae genomic window carries:
- the mfd gene encoding transcription-repair coupling factor gives MPAVPVPATASVLAALKPGLRHAQPRPPGAGDAWWLADIAHQGKRPLVILTAEPLEAQRLAEEIRLFAPGLRVRQLPDWETLPYDSFSPHQDLISERLQTLHSLMQRQVDVLTVPVTTALYRLAPPAFLAAYTFAFKQGDRLDQAALRAQLTLANYSHVDQVTAPGEFCLRGGLIDLFPMGSALPYRLDLFDDQIESIRAFDVDTQRSLYPVREVQLLPGREFPMDEAARNHFRARFREVFEGDPSRALPYRDMGNGIPFAGVEYYLPLFFDDTATLFDYLAADTLVVSQGDADDAIRRFAQDTQTRYQFLKSDRERPVLPPEQLFLSGEALFGHLKGFARLALDAGACHPDFGPAPAVAVARRAEDPLGKLRALVEEARTGQGARRVLLCADSAGRRETLTQMLAEHALAPDTQTDTIAAFLASPAPFGLTVAPLSAGFTLASGGVLFLTESDLYPGHAGGPRRGRRAQERTSNVEAMVRDLSELRAGDPVVHAQHGIGRYHGLVSMDMGEGEMEFLHLEYASGSTLYVPVSQLHVIARYSGADPESAPLHQLGSGQWDKARRKAAKQVRDTAAELLDLYARRAAREGYTFKLPPGDYELFAEGFGFEETPDQAAAIKSVIEDMTSGRPMDRLVCGDVGFGKTEVALRAAFVAVANSKQVAILCPTTLLAEQHAQTFTDRFADWPVKVVELSRFRSAKEVAAAIEGINSGQVDIVIGTHKLLSKDVRFKRLGLCIIDEEHRFGVRQKESLKALRAEVDVLTLTATPIPRTLGMSLEGIRDFSVIATAPQKRLAIKTFVRREDGSTIREALLRELKRGGQAYFLHNEVETIHNRRARLEELVPEARIAVAHGQMPERELEQVMKGFYQQKFNVLLCTTIIETGIDVPSANTIVIHRSDRFGLAQLHQLRGRVGRSHHQAYAYLLTPGEDAITSNAKKRLEAIQAMEELGSGFYLAMHDLEIRGTGEVLGDSQSGNIHEVGFSMYNEMLNEAVRALKAGEEPDLDAPFSAGCEVNLHVPALLPSDYCGDVHARLSLYKRLSHVTDEEGLIDIQEELVDRYGKLPEPARALLATHRLRLAAEPLGIQKIDASETQALLQFKAKTPVDPVRIIELVQKQRHVRLSGQDRLKIEIKAPDLVSRVEAVRTVLRALA, from the coding sequence ATGCCGGCCGTTCCGGTTCCCGCCACCGCCTCCGTCCTTGCCGCCCTGAAACCCGGCCTGCGCCATGCCCAGCCGCGTCCCCCGGGCGCGGGCGACGCCTGGTGGCTGGCCGATATTGCCCACCAGGGCAAGCGCCCGCTGGTCATCCTGACCGCCGAACCGCTGGAGGCCCAGCGCCTGGCCGAGGAGATCCGGCTGTTCGCACCCGGCCTGCGCGTGCGCCAGCTGCCCGATTGGGAAACCCTGCCCTACGACAGCTTCTCGCCGCACCAGGACCTGATTTCCGAGCGCCTGCAGACCCTGCATTCGCTCATGCAGCGGCAGGTGGACGTGCTGACCGTGCCGGTCACCACCGCGCTGTACCGCCTGGCGCCGCCCGCCTTCCTGGCCGCCTACACCTTCGCCTTCAAGCAGGGCGACCGGCTGGACCAGGCGGCGCTGCGCGCCCAGCTCACGCTGGCCAATTATTCGCACGTCGACCAGGTCACCGCGCCCGGGGAATTCTGCCTGCGCGGCGGACTGATCGACCTCTTCCCGATGGGCTCGGCGCTGCCCTACCGGCTGGACCTCTTCGACGACCAGATCGAATCCATCCGCGCCTTCGATGTGGACACCCAGCGCAGCCTGTATCCGGTGCGCGAGGTGCAATTGCTGCCGGGCCGGGAATTTCCCATGGACGAGGCAGCGCGCAATCATTTCCGCGCGCGCTTTCGTGAAGTGTTCGAAGGCGACCCCTCGCGCGCCCTGCCCTATCGCGACATGGGCAACGGCATTCCGTTTGCCGGCGTCGAGTACTACCTGCCGCTGTTCTTCGACGACACGGCAACCTTGTTCGACTATCTGGCGGCCGACACCCTGGTGGTGTCGCAAGGCGACGCCGACGATGCCATCCGCCGCTTCGCGCAAGATACGCAGACCCGCTACCAGTTCCTGAAGAGCGACCGCGAACGGCCCGTGCTGCCGCCCGAACAGCTGTTCCTGTCCGGTGAGGCGCTGTTTGGCCACCTGAAGGGCTTCGCACGGCTGGCGCTGGACGCCGGCGCATGCCACCCTGATTTCGGCCCCGCCCCCGCCGTGGCGGTGGCGCGCCGCGCGGAAGACCCGCTCGGCAAGCTGCGCGCGCTGGTGGAAGAGGCCCGTACCGGACAAGGCGCGCGCCGCGTGCTGCTGTGCGCCGACTCGGCGGGCAGGCGCGAGACCCTCACCCAGATGCTGGCCGAGCACGCGCTTGCGCCCGACACGCAGACCGACACCATCGCCGCCTTCCTGGCCTCGCCCGCGCCCTTCGGCCTGACCGTGGCGCCCCTGTCGGCGGGCTTCACGCTCGCCTCGGGCGGCGTGCTGTTCCTGACCGAGAGCGACCTCTATCCTGGCCATGCCGGGGGGCCGCGGCGCGGCCGCCGCGCGCAGGAGCGCACCAGCAATGTCGAAGCGATGGTGCGCGACCTGTCGGAGCTGCGCGCCGGCGACCCGGTGGTCCATGCGCAGCACGGCATCGGCCGGTATCACGGCCTCGTCAGCATGGACATGGGCGAAGGCGAGATGGAGTTCCTCCATCTGGAATACGCCAGCGGCAGCACGCTCTATGTGCCGGTCTCGCAACTGCACGTCATCGCCCGCTACAGCGGCGCCGACCCTGAGTCCGCGCCGCTGCACCAGCTGGGCTCGGGCCAATGGGACAAGGCGCGCCGCAAGGCCGCCAAGCAGGTGCGCGACACCGCCGCCGAGCTGCTGGACCTGTATGCCCGCCGCGCCGCGCGCGAGGGCTACACCTTCAAGCTGCCGCCCGGCGACTATGAACTCTTCGCCGAAGGCTTCGGCTTCGAGGAAACCCCCGACCAGGCGGCCGCCATCAAGTCGGTGATCGAAGACATGACCTCCGGCAGGCCCATGGACCGCCTCGTCTGCGGCGACGTGGGTTTCGGCAAGACGGAAGTGGCGCTGCGCGCGGCCTTCGTGGCCGTGGCCAACAGCAAGCAGGTCGCCATCCTGTGCCCCACCACGCTGCTGGCCGAGCAGCACGCCCAGACGTTTACCGACCGCTTCGCCGACTGGCCCGTGAAGGTCGTGGAACTGTCCCGCTTCCGCTCGGCCAAGGAGGTCGCCGCCGCCATCGAGGGCATCAACAGCGGCCAGGTCGACATCGTCATCGGCACGCACAAGCTGCTGTCGAAGGACGTCCGCTTCAAGCGCCTGGGCCTGTGCATCATCGACGAGGAACACCGTTTCGGCGTGCGCCAGAAGGAATCGCTGAAGGCGCTGCGCGCCGAGGTCGACGTGCTGACGCTGACCGCCACGCCCATCCCACGCACGCTGGGCATGTCGCTGGAAGGCATCCGCGACTTCTCGGTCATCGCCACCGCCCCGCAGAAGCGCCTGGCCATCAAGACCTTCGTGCGGCGCGAGGACGGCAGCACCATCCGCGAAGCGCTGCTGCGCGAATTGAAGCGCGGCGGCCAGGCCTACTTCCTGCACAACGAAGTCGAGACCATCCACAACCGCCGCGCGCGGCTGGAAGAGCTGGTGCCCGAAGCGCGCATCGCCGTGGCCCATGGCCAGATGCCCGAGCGCGAGCTGGAGCAGGTCATGAAGGGCTTCTACCAGCAGAAGTTCAACGTGTTGCTGTGCACGACGATCATCGAGACGGGCATCGACGTGCCCAGCGCCAACACCATCGTCATCCACCGCTCGGACCGTTTCGGCCTGGCGCAGCTGCACCAGCTGCGCGGCCGCGTGGGCCGCTCGCATCACCAGGCCTACGCCTATCTGCTGACGCCTGGCGAAGACGCCATCACCAGCAATGCCAAGAAGCGGCTGGAGGCCATCCAGGCCATGGAGGAGCTGGGCTCGGGCTTCTACCTGGCCATGCACGACCTGGAAATCCGCGGCACGGGCGAAGTCCTCGGCGACTCGCAGTCCGGCAACATCCACGAGGTGGGCTTCTCGATGTACAACGAGATGCTCAACGAGGCCGTCCGCGCGCTGAAGGCCGGCGAGGAGCCGGATCTCGACGCGCCGTTCTCGGCGGGCTGCGAGGTCAACCTGCATGTCCCGGCCCTGCTGCCCTCCGACTATTGCGGCGACGTGCATGCCCGCCTGTCGCTCTACAAGCGGCTGTCGCACGTCACCGACGAGGAAGGCCTCATCGATATCCAGGAAGAGCTGGTGGACCGCTACGGCAAGCTGCCCGAGCCCGCCCGCGCGCTGCTGGCCACGCACCGGCTGCGCCTGGCGGCCGAGCCGCTGGGCATCCAGAAGATCGACGCCAGCGAAACGCAGGCCCTGCTGCAGTTCAAGGCCAAGACGCCCGTGGATCCGGTGCGGATCATCGAACTGGTCCAGAAGCAGCGCCACGTCCGCCTGTCCGGCCAGGATCGCCTGAAGATCGAGATCAAGGCGCCCGACCTGGTTTCCCGTGTAGAGGCGGTGCGCACCGTGCTGCGTGCGCTGGCCTGA
- the ispD gene encoding 2-C-methyl-D-erythritol 4-phosphate cytidylyltransferase — protein MSDRIIAIVPAAGVGARANAQGGQTPPKQYRLLAGEPMLRLAVKALLADRRISQVRVAVAPGDVRAEAVLAGLPRTVVRPCGGSTRADTVLNALREPDIGERDWALVHDAARPGLPADALGRLIDACLSDGTGGLLALPVADTVKEGTERVSRTVPREALWLAQTPQMFRAGALRQALRSAALRHTPVTDEASAMEAAGHKPLLVRGAARNAKLTWPEDFEWMEKWL, from the coding sequence ATGTCTGACAGAATCATCGCCATCGTCCCCGCCGCCGGCGTCGGCGCCCGCGCCAATGCGCAGGGCGGCCAGACCCCGCCCAAGCAATATCGCCTGCTGGCCGGCGAGCCCATGCTGCGCCTGGCCGTCAAGGCCCTGCTCGCGGACCGGCGCATCAGCCAGGTCCGGGTGGCCGTGGCGCCCGGCGACGTGCGGGCCGAGGCCGTCCTGGCCGGCCTGCCGCGCACGGTCGTGCGGCCCTGCGGGGGGAGCACGCGCGCCGACACGGTCCTGAATGCCTTGCGCGAGCCCGATATCGGCGAGCGCGACTGGGCGCTGGTGCACGACGCGGCGCGGCCGGGCCTGCCTGCCGACGCGCTGGGCCGGCTGATCGACGCCTGCCTGTCCGACGGCACCGGCGGGCTGCTGGCCTTGCCGGTGGCCGATACGGTGAAGGAAGGGACCGAGCGCGTGTCGCGCACCGTGCCGCGCGAGGCCTTGTGGCTGGCGCAGACCCCGCAGATGTTCCGCGCCGGCGCCCTGCGTCAGGCCCTGCGCAGCGCCGCCTTGCGCCATACGCCGGTGACCGACGAAGCCAGCGCAATGGAAGCGGCTGGCCACAAGCCCCTGCTGGTCAGGGGCGCGGCGCGCAATGCCAAGCTGACCTGGCCCGAAGATTTCGAATGGATGGAGAAGTGGCTATGA
- the ispF gene encoding 2-C-methyl-D-erythritol 2,4-cyclodiphosphate synthase — MTFAFRVGQGFDVHALVTGRPLIIGGVTIPHTHGLQGHSDADVLLHAVTDAVLGAAGLGDIGRHFPDTDPAYKGADSRVLLRAAWGKVREAGWRVVNVDATVHAQAPKIGPHAAAMVANIAADLEVEAGAVNVKAKTNEHLGYLGRKEGIAATVVALIARA, encoded by the coding sequence ATGACTTTCGCGTTCCGGGTGGGACAGGGTTTCGACGTGCACGCGTTGGTGACGGGCCGTCCGCTCATCATCGGGGGCGTCACGATCCCGCATACCCACGGGCTGCAGGGCCACTCCGACGCCGACGTGCTGCTGCACGCCGTGACCGATGCCGTGCTGGGCGCGGCCGGCCTGGGCGACATCGGCCGTCATTTCCCCGATACGGATCCGGCCTACAAGGGCGCCGACAGCCGCGTGCTGCTGCGCGCGGCCTGGGGCAAGGTGCGGGAGGCGGGCTGGCGGGTCGTCAACGTCGATGCCACGGTGCATGCGCAGGCCCCCAAGATCGGGCCGCACGCTGCCGCCATGGTGGCGAACATCGCGGCCGATCTGGAAGTGGAGGCCGGGGCGGTGAACGTGAAGGCCAAGACCAACGAGCACCTGGGCTACCTTGGCCGCAAGGAAGGGATCGCAGCCACGGTGGTCGCGCTCATCGCGCGCGCCTGA
- a CDS encoding peroxiredoxin, producing the protein MKTVGDKLEPFRVIGVKPGFNQHEENGVSAFEDITESAFPGKWKVIYFYPKDFTFVCPTELVGFNNLLAEFEDRETVLLAGSTDNEYVKLAWRREHPDLSKLGHYQFADTNGALIDQLGIRDRHTGVALRATFVVDPDNVIQHVSVNSENVGRNPEEVLRVLDSLQTEGLCACSRRIGGATL; encoded by the coding sequence ATGAAAACCGTCGGCGACAAGCTCGAGCCCTTCCGGGTCATCGGCGTCAAACCCGGCTTCAATCAACACGAGGAAAACGGCGTTTCGGCTTTCGAGGACATCACCGAAAGCGCCTTCCCCGGCAAGTGGAAGGTGATCTACTTCTATCCCAAGGACTTCACTTTCGTGTGCCCGACCGAACTGGTGGGATTCAACAACCTGCTGGCCGAGTTCGAAGACCGCGAAACGGTCCTGCTGGCGGGCTCCACCGACAACGAATACGTGAAGCTGGCCTGGCGGCGCGAGCACCCCGATCTCAGCAAACTGGGGCATTACCAGTTCGCCGACACCAATGGCGCCTTGATCGATCAATTGGGCATCCGCGACCGGCACACGGGCGTGGCCCTGCGCGCGACCTTCGTGGTGGACCCCGACAACGTGATCCAGCACGTGTCCGTCAACAGCGAGAATGTCGGCCGCAATCCCGAGGAAGTCCTGCGCGTGCTGGACAGCCTGCAGACCGAGGGCCTGTGCGCGTGCAGCCGCCGGATCGGCGGCGCCACGCTCTAG
- a CDS encoding sensor histidine kinase translates to MRALALRLRLGLFSRTFLLLAALMLLSLGAWLQVFFSMEMGPRATQMGQRVVTTVNITRTALTYSAEDDRSKMLLDLATNEGIQVYPRAPGDVISPLPPDSYWQRVAAHISARFGPTTLLGWSVNEVPGFWVSFEINNDSYWLVFEREQIGLTGGIEWLGWAAAALLLSLIGAAVSVGFVNRPLSRLAKTAQILSRGETPPPLPETGPIEIRELNASFNRMARDIRQAEADRELMLAGISHDLRTPLARMRLEIEMSGVTEEARLAIDEDLAQIDHSIGQLMDYARPAGALPQMATDISQALSELYDRERSHTESMGGELIASIEPEQLVRITPLDLKRLVSNLIENARRYGKSVDGRAYISLNVQAEGSLVAIEVSDRGPGIPADDIPRMLRPFSRGDTARTGVSGAGLGLSIVDRLLGQVGGTLKLLPREDGGLTARIELPKARLRTFQLDAENP, encoded by the coding sequence TTGCGCGCCCTGGCTTTACGCCTGCGTCTGGGACTTTTCAGTCGTACCTTCCTGCTGCTGGCAGCCTTGATGCTGCTGAGCCTGGGCGCGTGGCTGCAAGTGTTCTTCAGTATGGAAATGGGACCGCGCGCCACGCAAATGGGCCAGCGCGTGGTGACGACCGTGAACATCACGCGCACGGCGTTGACCTATTCCGCCGAGGATGACCGCAGCAAGATGCTGCTGGATCTTGCCACCAACGAGGGCATCCAGGTCTATCCCCGTGCGCCCGGCGACGTCATCTCCCCCCTGCCCCCCGACAGCTACTGGCAACGCGTCGCCGCGCACATTTCCGCGCGCTTCGGCCCGACCACGCTGCTGGGCTGGTCGGTCAACGAGGTGCCGGGCTTCTGGGTCAGCTTCGAGATCAACAACGACAGCTACTGGCTGGTCTTCGAACGCGAACAGATCGGCCTGACCGGTGGCATCGAATGGCTGGGCTGGGCTGCCGCGGCGCTGCTGCTGTCGCTGATCGGCGCGGCCGTCAGCGTGGGCTTCGTCAACCGGCCGCTGTCACGGCTGGCCAAGACGGCCCAGATACTGTCGCGCGGCGAAACGCCGCCGCCGCTGCCCGAGACCGGTCCCATCGAGATCCGCGAACTGAACGCCAGCTTCAACCGCATGGCGCGCGACATCCGCCAGGCAGAGGCCGACCGCGAGCTCATGCTGGCGGGCATCTCGCACGACCTGCGCACGCCGCTGGCGCGCATGCGCCTGGAAATCGAGATGAGCGGCGTCACGGAAGAAGCGCGCCTCGCCATCGACGAGGACCTGGCCCAGATCGACCACAGCATCGGCCAGTTGATGGATTACGCCCGCCCGGCCGGCGCGCTGCCGCAGATGGCCACGGACATCTCCCAGGCGCTGAGCGAGCTCTACGACCGCGAGCGCAGCCACACCGAGTCCATGGGCGGCGAACTCATCGCCAGCATCGAGCCCGAGCAACTGGTGCGCATCACGCCGCTGGACCTGAAACGCCTGGTCAGCAACCTGATCGAGAACGCGCGCCGCTACGGCAAATCGGTCGATGGCCGCGCCTACATTTCGCTCAACGTCCAGGCCGAGGGAAGCCTGGTGGCCATCGAGGTCTCGGACCGTGGCCCCGGCATCCCGGCCGATGACATCCCCCGCATGCTGCGCCCCTTCTCGCGCGGCGATACCGCCCGCACGGGCGTGAGCGGGGCGGGCCTGGGCCTGTCCATCGTGGACCGCCTGCTGGGCCAGGTGGGCGGCACGCTCAAGCTGCTGCCGCGCGAAGACGGCGGGCTCACCGCCCGCATCGAACTGCCGAAAGCCCGTCTGCGCACCTTCCAGCTCGACGCCGAGAATCCCTGA
- the ompR gene encoding osmolarity response regulator transcription factor OmpR → MNTQTSNPSRKVLVVDDDPRLRDLLRRYLSEQGFNVFVAEDAKEMGKLWQREHFDLLVLDLMLPGEDGLSICRRLRGGHDNTPIIMLTAKAEEIDRIVGLEMGADDYLSKPFNPRELLARINAILRRRGTEEHPGAPSQENESIAFGPYTLNLSTRTLMRNGETVPITTGEFSVLKVFARHPKIPLSRDKLMELARGREYEAFDRSLDVQISRLRKLIEPNPSKPVFIQTVWGLGYVFVPDGGG, encoded by the coding sequence ATGAACACACAGACCTCCAATCCCTCCCGTAAAGTCCTCGTCGTCGACGATGACCCCCGCCTGCGCGATCTGCTGCGGCGCTATCTTTCGGAACAAGGCTTCAATGTGTTCGTCGCCGAGGATGCCAAGGAAATGGGCAAACTCTGGCAACGGGAACATTTCGATCTGCTCGTGCTGGATCTGATGCTCCCTGGCGAAGACGGCCTGTCCATCTGCCGCCGACTCCGGGGCGGGCACGACAACACGCCCATCATCATGCTCACCGCGAAGGCCGAGGAAATCGACCGTATCGTGGGCCTGGAAATGGGTGCGGACGACTACCTGTCCAAGCCTTTCAATCCGCGCGAACTGCTGGCCCGCATCAATGCGATCCTGCGCCGCCGCGGCACCGAAGAGCATCCGGGCGCGCCCAGCCAGGAAAACGAGTCCATCGCTTTCGGACCGTACACCCTGAACCTGTCGACCCGCACGCTCATGCGCAACGGCGAGACCGTGCCCATCACCACCGGTGAGTTCTCGGTGCTGAAGGTGTTCGCGCGCCATCCCAAGATCCCGCTGTCGCGCGACAAGTTGATGGAACTGGCGCGTGGCCGCGAATACGAAGCCTTCGATCGCAGCCTGGACGTCCAGATCTCGCGCCTGCGCAAGCTGATCGAGCCGAATCCTTCCAAGCCTGTCTTCATCCAGACGGTCTGGGGCCTGGGTTACGTCTTCGTCCCCGACGGCGGTGGCTGA
- the tsaB gene encoding tRNA (adenosine(37)-N6)-threonylcarbamoyltransferase complex dimerization subunit type 1 TsaB, which yields MMLNLLALETSSSRCGVALLRLCKGEVQVTLREHEGSQEHAERLLPMADALLAEAGLRRADLGAVAFGQGPGGFTGLRVACGVTQGLAFALDLPVLPVVSHLAVASQSTAGPGQVVVVALDARMEEVYLAAYRRGAAGEAPWQTLVEPLLMPAAAVPDWLAAMLPAWGVDETSLPVRVAGDAWEAYAGQMALPALCERDPALRPGADAVARLGLAAWQRGETVPAELAAPLYVRDKVAFTTAERAEGAGGNPRARVPGPAAAAPGPAGGAALPAGMTLSPMTRGDIDAVLAIETAVQAFPWTARNIQDALTAGYPAWVLREAGGAAAGFYIAMHAPDVAHLLVIAVRRDAQGGGLGRYLMAHCEAAAAALGLEGVLLEVRPSNEQAQRFYARQGFKQIGLRRGYYPAAHGGREDARVLQKPLAVVERQP from the coding sequence ATGATGCTGAACCTGCTTGCCCTGGAAACCTCTTCGTCGCGTTGCGGCGTGGCCCTGTTGCGCCTGTGTAAAGGGGAAGTACAGGTGACGCTTCGCGAGCACGAAGGTTCCCAGGAACATGCCGAGCGCCTGCTGCCGATGGCCGATGCCCTGTTGGCCGAGGCCGGCCTGCGCCGTGCGGACCTGGGCGCCGTGGCCTTCGGCCAGGGGCCGGGCGGCTTCACCGGCTTGCGGGTGGCCTGCGGCGTGACGCAGGGCCTGGCATTCGCCCTGGACCTGCCGGTGCTGCCGGTGGTGTCCCATCTGGCGGTAGCCAGCCAGAGCACCGCCGGGCCCGGCCAGGTCGTGGTGGTGGCGCTGGACGCCCGCATGGAAGAGGTCTACCTGGCCGCCTATCGCCGTGGCGCGGCCGGGGAGGCACCCTGGCAGACCCTGGTGGAGCCCCTGCTGATGCCAGCGGCGGCAGTCCCGGACTGGCTGGCGGCCATGCTGCCTGCATGGGGCGTGGACGAAACCAGCCTGCCTGTGCGGGTTGCCGGCGATGCCTGGGAGGCCTATGCCGGCCAGATGGCCCTGCCCGCGCTCTGCGAGCGCGACCCGGCCTTGCGGCCCGGCGCCGACGCCGTGGCGCGCCTGGGCCTGGCGGCCTGGCAGCGGGGTGAAACCGTGCCGGCCGAGCTGGCTGCGCCCTTGTATGTCCGCGACAAGGTTGCCTTCACGACGGCCGAGCGGGCCGAAGGGGCTGGCGGCAATCCCCGTGCCCGGGTTCCGGGGCCGGCGGCGGCCGCGCCAGGGCCCGCGGGCGGCGCGGCCCTGCCTGCCGGCATGACGCTGTCGCCCATGACGCGTGGCGACATCGACGCGGTGCTGGCCATCGAGACCGCCGTGCAGGCGTTTCCCTGGACCGCCCGCAACATCCAGGATGCCCTGACGGCAGGCTATCCGGCCTGGGTGCTGCGCGAGGCCGGCGGCGCCGCTGCCGGCTTCTACATCGCCATGCACGCCCCCGACGTGGCGCATCTGCTGGTCATCGCCGTGCGCCGCGATGCGCAGGGCGGCGGGCTGGGGCGTTATCTGATGGCGCATTGCGAAGCTGCCGCGGCGGCCCTGGGGCTCGAGGGCGTGCTGCTGGAAGTGCGGCCATCCAATGAGCAGGCGCAGCGCTTCTATGCCAGGCAGGGATTCAAGCAGATCGGCCTGCGGCGTGGCTATTACCCGGCCGCCCACGGCGGGCGCGAGGATGCGCGCGTGCTGCAGAAGCCGCTGGCCGTCGTGGAGCGTCAGCCGTGA
- a CDS encoding uracil-DNA glycosylase, which yields MTGIDTFVPPAPPRPSALQRAWLREIGIDKVWGAPPAPKPAATQVSAGETRTAPPAAAVAPASQTPPAPPPARAPSSADANAARQAAAAARQALMPGKTGRSAAAPAAPAMPQSADTAAAVAGADLAQLREMVVGCTACGLCHGRKQAVFGTGAPAARWLVVGEAPGEQEDRKGEPFVGRSGQLLDAMLASVGMSRDKDVFIANVIKCRPPGNRNPKPEEIAACSPYLLRQITLLKPERILVVGRFAAQTLLQTEASIASLRGRVHHLDAPDGRRIPLVVSYHPAYLLRSPLEKARAWQDLQLAVTLDKPAG from the coding sequence GTGACCGGCATCGACACTTTCGTGCCGCCCGCGCCGCCGCGGCCCAGCGCGCTGCAGCGCGCGTGGCTGCGCGAAATCGGCATCGACAAAGTCTGGGGGGCGCCGCCTGCGCCCAAGCCTGCCGCCACGCAGGTTTCGGCAGGGGAGACGCGCACTGCGCCACCTGCCGCCGCCGTTGCGCCGGCAAGCCAGACCCCGCCGGCGCCGCCGCCGGCGCGCGCGCCTTCGTCGGCGGATGCGAACGCCGCCCGCCAGGCCGCTGCCGCTGCCCGCCAGGCGCTGATGCCAGGCAAGACCGGCAGATCCGCCGCCGCGCCGGCGGCGCCGGCCATGCCGCAATCGGCCGACACCGCGGCCGCCGTGGCGGGCGCCGACCTGGCGCAATTGCGCGAGATGGTGGTGGGCTGTACCGCCTGCGGCCTGTGCCATGGCCGCAAGCAGGCCGTCTTCGGCACGGGCGCCCCGGCAGCGCGCTGGCTGGTGGTGGGCGAGGCGCCGGGCGAGCAGGAGGACCGCAAGGGAGAGCCTTTCGTGGGCCGTTCGGGCCAGTTGCTGGACGCCATGCTGGCCTCGGTCGGCATGAGCCGGGACAAGGACGTCTTCATCGCCAATGTCATCAAGTGCCGGCCGCCTGGCAACCGCAATCCCAAGCCCGAGGAGATCGCGGCGTGCAGTCCGTATCTGCTGCGCCAGATCACCTTGCTGAAGCCGGAGCGCATCCTGGTGGTGGGGCGCTTCGCCGCCCAGACGCTGCTGCAGACCGAGGCGTCCATCGCCAGCCTGCGTGGCCGGGTGCATCACCTGGACGCGCCTGACGGACGCCGGATTCCGCTGGTGGTCAGCTATCACCCGGCTTACCTGCTGCGCAGCCCGTTGGAAAAGGCGCGGGCCTGGCAGGACCTGCAACTGGCCGTCACGCTGGACAAGCCCGCGGGCTGA